Proteins found in one Vicia villosa cultivar HV-30 ecotype Madison, WI unplaced genomic scaffold, Vvil1.0 ctg.002544F_1_1, whole genome shotgun sequence genomic segment:
- the LOC131639145 gene encoding uncharacterized protein LOC131639145 isoform X2 — MATHKLALIITNPSNENEFLLVKQSRPPKFNDDEYDSFVDSDLWDLPSVQLNPLQPQSELPVEVEISDLHSEEFDFREFDVRFALNEVFGQLGFGTVEGGEWKFHKYVKEAAFGPSLPVNTVFIVGKLADEAKELSDTVKWMSIQSCLNWLLEVIPHGDRIGPLIVVGLINDSSISANRKVPPAINYQEYPTGVILIPMGSRTARPFQTTNLVVFAPENVPNASKDNTYIASGDALIVDPGCLSEFHGELKKIVTALPRRLVVFVTHHHRDHVDGLAVIQKYNPDAILLAHENTMRRLSKGDWSLGYTSVSGDEDIYIGGQKLKVIFAPGHTDGHMALLHVNTHSLIVGDHCVGQGSALLDISAGGNMSEYFQTTYKFLELSPHALIPMHGRLNVWPKQMLCEYLKNRRSREANILKAIEGGAKTLFDIVAYVYSNVDRRAWIAASSNVRLHVDHLAEQHKLPKDFSLETFNASINEFGDMLGKL, encoded by the exons ATGGCAACTCACAAACTCGCGTTGATCATTACAAATCCTTCAAACGAAAACGAGTTTCTACTCGTGAAGCAGTCACGTCCTCCCAAATTCAACGACGACGAATACGATTCTTTCGTTGATTCTGATCTCTGGGACTTGCCTTCAGTGCAGTTGAACCCACTGCAACCACAATCGGAACTTCCGGTTGAGGTTGAAATTTCGGATTTACATTCCGAGGAGTTCGATTTCAGGGAATTCGATGTCCGTTTTGCTCTTAACGAG GTGTTTGGACAATTAGGGTTTGGGACGGTTGAAGGGGGAGAGTGGAAGTTTCATAAGTATGTGAAGGAAGCGGCGTTCGGACCCAGTTTGCCTGTTAACACGGTTTTTATTGTTGGGAAACTAGCAGATGAGGCCAAGGAGTTATcag ATACGGTTAAATGGATGTCCATTCAAAGCTGTCTTAACTGGCTTCTGGAAGTGATTCCACACGGTGATCGTATTGGACCGTTGATAGTTGTTGGTCTTATAAATGACTCGTCTATTTCTGCAAACCGGAAAGTCCCTCCTGCCATCAACTACCAG GAGTACCCGACTGGTGTTATACTTATTCCTATGGGAAGTAGGACAGCTAGGCCTTTTCAAACAACAAATTTGGTGGTGTTTGCACCTGAGAATGTTCCAAATGCTTCCAAGGATAATACATACATTGCTTCTGGAGACGCACTAATAGTTGATCCAGGATGTTTGTCAGAATTCCATGGAGAG CTAAAGAAAATTGTTACTGCTTTGCCAAGAAGACTAGTGGTCTTTGTTACCCATCATCATCGAGACCATGTAGATG GTCTCGCGGTTATACAGAAGTACAATCCTGATGCAATTTTATTAGCGCATGAGAATACCATGCGACGCTTAAGTAAAG GTGATTGGTCACTCGGCTATACCTCAGTTTCTGGAGATGAAGATATTTACATTGGTGGTCAGAAATTGAAAGTTATTTTTGCACCG gGACATACAGATGGCCATATGGCATTGCTTCATGTGAATACACATTCCTTAATCGTAGGTGATCATTGTGTGGG TCAGGGAAGTGCTCTCTTGGACATAAGTGCGGGTGGAAATATGTCT GAATATTTCCAAACCACATACAAATTTCTGGAGCTTTCACCCCATGCTTTGATACCTATGCATGGGAGACTTAATGTCTGGCCAAAGCAGATGTTGTGcgaatatttaaa GAACCGTAGGAGTAGAGAAGCTAATATCTTAAAAGCTATTGAAGGTGGAGCAAAGACATTGTTTGACATTGTTGCATATGTATATTCTAATGTTGACCGACGTGCCTGGATTGCTGCATCATCAAATGTGAGGCTTCATGTGGATCATCTTGCCGAGCAACATAAATTACCAAAG GATTTCTCTCTAGAAACTTTCAATGCCAGTATCAATGAATTTGGTGACATGTTGGGTAAATTATAG
- the LOC131639145 gene encoding uncharacterized protein LOC131639145 isoform X1: MATHKLALIITNPSNENEFLLVKQSRPPKFNDDEYDSFVDSDLWDLPSVQLNPLQPQSELPVEVEISDLHSEEFDFREFDVRFALNEVFGQLGFGTVEGGEWKFHKYVKEAAFGPSLPVNTVFIVGKLADEAKELSDTVKWMSIQSCLNWLLEVIPHGDRIGPLIVVGLINDSSISANRKVPPAINYQEYPTGVILIPMGSRTARPFQTTNLVVFAPENVPNASKDNTYIASGDALIVDPGCLSEFHGELKKIVTALPRRLVVFVTHHHRDHVDGLAVIQKYNPDAILLAHENTMRRLSKGDWSLGYTSVSGDEDIYIGGQKLKVIFAPGHTDGHMALLHVNTHSLIVGDHCVGQGSALLDISAGGNMSEYFQTTYKFLELSPHALIPMHGRLNVWPKQMLCEYLKNRRSREANILKAIEGGAKTLFDIVAYVYSNVDRRAWIAASSNVRLHVDHLAEQHKLPKDFSIQNFRNTCGLHFLSRWIWGYTSCSLRSRKSSFLIAGVLVGIAVLVHCTTKTKFRK, from the exons ATGGCAACTCACAAACTCGCGTTGATCATTACAAATCCTTCAAACGAAAACGAGTTTCTACTCGTGAAGCAGTCACGTCCTCCCAAATTCAACGACGACGAATACGATTCTTTCGTTGATTCTGATCTCTGGGACTTGCCTTCAGTGCAGTTGAACCCACTGCAACCACAATCGGAACTTCCGGTTGAGGTTGAAATTTCGGATTTACATTCCGAGGAGTTCGATTTCAGGGAATTCGATGTCCGTTTTGCTCTTAACGAG GTGTTTGGACAATTAGGGTTTGGGACGGTTGAAGGGGGAGAGTGGAAGTTTCATAAGTATGTGAAGGAAGCGGCGTTCGGACCCAGTTTGCCTGTTAACACGGTTTTTATTGTTGGGAAACTAGCAGATGAGGCCAAGGAGTTATcag ATACGGTTAAATGGATGTCCATTCAAAGCTGTCTTAACTGGCTTCTGGAAGTGATTCCACACGGTGATCGTATTGGACCGTTGATAGTTGTTGGTCTTATAAATGACTCGTCTATTTCTGCAAACCGGAAAGTCCCTCCTGCCATCAACTACCAG GAGTACCCGACTGGTGTTATACTTATTCCTATGGGAAGTAGGACAGCTAGGCCTTTTCAAACAACAAATTTGGTGGTGTTTGCACCTGAGAATGTTCCAAATGCTTCCAAGGATAATACATACATTGCTTCTGGAGACGCACTAATAGTTGATCCAGGATGTTTGTCAGAATTCCATGGAGAG CTAAAGAAAATTGTTACTGCTTTGCCAAGAAGACTAGTGGTCTTTGTTACCCATCATCATCGAGACCATGTAGATG GTCTCGCGGTTATACAGAAGTACAATCCTGATGCAATTTTATTAGCGCATGAGAATACCATGCGACGCTTAAGTAAAG GTGATTGGTCACTCGGCTATACCTCAGTTTCTGGAGATGAAGATATTTACATTGGTGGTCAGAAATTGAAAGTTATTTTTGCACCG gGACATACAGATGGCCATATGGCATTGCTTCATGTGAATACACATTCCTTAATCGTAGGTGATCATTGTGTGGG TCAGGGAAGTGCTCTCTTGGACATAAGTGCGGGTGGAAATATGTCT GAATATTTCCAAACCACATACAAATTTCTGGAGCTTTCACCCCATGCTTTGATACCTATGCATGGGAGACTTAATGTCTGGCCAAAGCAGATGTTGTGcgaatatttaaa GAACCGTAGGAGTAGAGAAGCTAATATCTTAAAAGCTATTGAAGGTGGAGCAAAGACATTGTTTGACATTGTTGCATATGTATATTCTAATGTTGACCGACGTGCCTGGATTGCTGCATCATCAAATGTGAGGCTTCATGTGGATCATCTTGCCGAGCAACATAAATTACCAAAG GATTTTTCAATCCAGAATTTCAGAAATACCTGTGGACTGCATTTTCTATCTCGATGGATATGGGGTTACACTAGTTGCAGCTTACGTTCAAGGAAATCTTCATTTCTTATTGCTGGTGTTCTTGTTGGCATTGCTGTATTAGTGCATTGTACTACCAAAACCAAATTCAGGAAATAG